The following are from one region of the Streptomyces decoyicus genome:
- a CDS encoding DUF5701 family protein, with protein MTDFDAGSEFDRQVTTLVDKGYPALAGMTETAFRTLVEPLRAPVLTRAATLKPPSEGRVPFLLVVTRALVPLEESVPLTTLAGKQKPGVIERFYAPGELERFVSLEELALPEGEVYAAFDMDRGEEFCNAAPQDALAAIAERGRTPLTMEEGIAFVTQYPQALAKNKCFSLGGTRFGDRRVPALWISKGAPKLGWCWEGNPHTWLGLASAGDRSR; from the coding sequence ATGACCGATTTCGATGCCGGCTCGGAGTTCGACCGCCAGGTCACGACACTTGTCGACAAGGGCTACCCCGCCCTCGCCGGGATGACGGAGACCGCGTTCCGCACTCTGGTCGAACCGCTGCGCGCGCCCGTTCTCACACGGGCGGCGACGCTGAAACCGCCGAGCGAGGGTCGGGTGCCGTTCCTCCTGGTGGTGACCAGGGCGCTCGTACCCCTTGAGGAGTCCGTGCCGCTGACCACCCTCGCGGGAAAGCAGAAGCCCGGAGTCATCGAGCGCTTCTACGCCCCGGGCGAGCTGGAAAGGTTCGTCTCGCTCGAGGAACTGGCGCTCCCCGAAGGCGAGGTGTACGCAGCATTCGACATGGACCGCGGCGAGGAATTCTGCAATGCCGCCCCCCAGGACGCCCTGGCAGCGATCGCGGAGCGCGGCCGTACCCCGCTCACCATGGAGGAGGGCATAGCATTCGTCACCCAATACCCCCAGGCACTGGCCAAGAACAAGTGCTTCTCGCTCGGTGGCACCCGCTTCGGGGACCGCAGGGTCCCGGCCCTGTGGATCAGCAAGGGTGCCCCGAAGCTCGGTTGGTGCTGGGAGGGCAACCCGCACACCTGGCTGGGCCTGGCCTCGGCCGGTGACCGAAGCCGCTGA
- a CDS encoding TetR/AcrR family transcriptional regulator, which translates to MGIEPMGLRESKKQETRRLISDQATRLFIENGFEATTIAEIAAAARVAKKTVTNYFARKEDLAFDHREEFVEGLARTVSGRAEGESALMALRREFLDGVERHDPVIGFSGEVFARMIADSPTLLARLRDMHDQREAALAELLATETGAAPDDITPRAAAAQLGGVHRVLFQQILERTLDGWSNERIAKTVTVSAHRGFDLLAGSLADYAVK; encoded by the coding sequence ATGGGTATCGAACCGATGGGGCTTCGCGAGTCCAAGAAGCAAGAGACCAGGCGGCTCATCTCCGACCAGGCGACCAGGCTGTTCATCGAGAACGGCTTCGAGGCGACGACGATCGCCGAGATCGCAGCGGCTGCCCGGGTGGCCAAGAAGACCGTCACCAACTACTTCGCCCGCAAGGAGGACCTGGCCTTCGACCACCGCGAAGAGTTCGTCGAGGGCCTCGCCCGTACCGTGTCGGGCCGGGCCGAAGGGGAGTCGGCGCTCATGGCACTGCGCCGCGAGTTCCTCGACGGCGTCGAGCGGCACGATCCGGTGATCGGGTTCTCCGGCGAGGTGTTCGCCCGGATGATCGCGGACAGCCCCACATTGCTGGCCCGTCTGCGCGATATGCATGACCAGCGCGAGGCCGCGCTCGCCGAACTCCTCGCCACCGAGACCGGAGCTGCTCCCGACGACATCACTCCCCGGGCGGCGGCAGCCCAACTGGGCGGCGTCCACCGAGTCCTGTTCCAGCAGATCCTGGAACGGACCCTCGACGGCTGGAGCAACGAGCGGATCGCCAAAACGGTGACCGTGTCCGCCCACCGCGGCTTCGATCTGCTGGCGGGCTCCCTCGCCGACTACGCCGTGAAGTAG
- a CDS encoding MFS transporter, whose product MRIWGPLAALCLGTFMLLIDVTIVLVALPSLSGSLGCALSQLQWVADGYALAVAAALLGAGMLADRHGRRRVYVVGLVVFASASVACALSPDMGWLIAARLVQGVGAAAMFTTTLSLISTLYSGRRLGVAYGVWAAVASSASALGPVLGGLLTQALNWRWIFYVNVPVTALALVMTFRCIPRSTPDRAATRRPDVPGVVLGALSAGGCVYALTTSHAHGWASAGTLVPLAVALVTCAVFVAVQRRSTHPLLDLSLFRRPEFTAAMLTIAVGEGAVYGVLPYTSLWLQSVQHLSPIGAGLVVLPHAAAAGLVAVLSGRWMPRPSPRLGATLGLLLAGLGVATEGFLGPGSGWPALIGGLALSGIGMGLVFQVAAALALGSVPPERAGMAGGAYSTFEQLGYAFGVAAFGTLAVSTMNRSLNGVVPGPESAAQTLAGGGADTLLAATPAGERTAFGHTLHSVFATAHNTLALTAGTLAITGAAVVLWLTRHRPHPPQSAVADSPAKPATAVQVDG is encoded by the coding sequence ATGCGTATCTGGGGGCCGTTGGCCGCCCTCTGTCTGGGCACGTTCATGCTGCTCATCGACGTCACCATCGTGCTGGTCGCGCTGCCGTCCCTGTCCGGGTCCCTGGGTTGTGCGCTGTCCCAGCTTCAGTGGGTCGCCGACGGCTATGCGCTCGCCGTGGCCGCCGCCCTGTTGGGGGCCGGCATGCTGGCCGACCGGCACGGGCGGCGCCGGGTGTACGTCGTGGGACTGGTCGTCTTCGCCTCGGCCTCGGTGGCGTGCGCGCTGTCACCGGACATGGGGTGGCTGATCGCCGCCCGGCTCGTGCAGGGCGTGGGGGCGGCGGCGATGTTCACCACCACCCTGTCGCTGATCAGCACCCTGTACTCGGGGCGCCGCCTGGGAGTGGCCTACGGGGTGTGGGCGGCGGTGGCCTCCAGTGCCTCCGCGTTGGGCCCGGTCCTGGGCGGGCTGCTGACCCAGGCCCTCAACTGGCGCTGGATCTTCTACGTCAACGTCCCCGTCACCGCTCTCGCCCTGGTCATGACGTTCCGCTGCATCCCCCGCTCCACTCCGGACCGGGCCGCCACGCGGCGTCCGGATGTTCCCGGCGTGGTGCTGGGCGCCCTGAGTGCGGGCGGATGCGTCTACGCCCTGACCACATCGCACGCACACGGCTGGGCCTCGGCGGGGACGCTGGTCCCGCTGGCCGTGGCGCTGGTGACCTGCGCGGTCTTCGTGGCCGTCCAGCGGCGCAGCACCCATCCGCTGCTGGACCTGTCGCTGTTCCGCCGTCCGGAATTCACCGCCGCAATGCTCACGATCGCGGTCGGCGAAGGCGCGGTATACGGGGTTCTGCCCTACACCTCGCTATGGCTCCAGTCCGTCCAGCACCTCTCCCCCATCGGCGCCGGCCTGGTCGTGCTGCCGCACGCGGCGGCCGCGGGGCTGGTCGCGGTACTGAGCGGGCGGTGGATGCCCAGACCCTCCCCCCGCCTGGGCGCCACCCTCGGCCTGCTCCTGGCCGGCCTCGGCGTGGCGACAGAAGGCTTCCTCGGCCCCGGATCCGGCTGGCCCGCCCTGATCGGTGGCCTGGCCCTGAGCGGCATCGGCATGGGACTCGTCTTCCAGGTCGCCGCAGCCCTCGCCCTCGGCTCCGTGCCGCCCGAACGCGCCGGGATGGCCGGCGGCGCCTACAGCACCTTCGAACAACTCGGCTACGCCTTCGGTGTCGCAGCCTTCGGCACCCTGGCGGTATCCACCATGAACCGTTCGCTGAACGGCGTGGTCCCGGGCCCGGAGAGCGCCGCGCAGACCCTGGCCGGCGGCGGAGCCGACACCCTGCTCGCCGCCACCCCGGCCGGAGAGCGCACCGCCTTCGGTCACACCCTGCACTCCGTGTTCGCCACCGCCCACAACACCCTCGCCCTGACCGCGGGCACCCTGGCGATCACCGGCGCCGCCGTCGTGCTCTGGCTGACCCGCCACCGCCCACATCCTCCGCAGAGCGCGGTGGCCGACAGCCCCGCGAAACCGGCCACGGCGGTCCAAGTGGACGGCTAG
- a CDS encoding SRPBCC family protein, with translation MSTVKETVDVEVPVHTAYNQWTQFEEFPKFMEGVERITQLDDRHNRWTTKVGGVRREFDTEIVDQLPDDRIAWRTTTGDTHQKGLVSFQRLDETHTRVELVMDIEPTGVAEKAADMSGTIARRIKGDMRRFKDHIEHRGAESGAWRGRITPG, from the coding sequence ATGAGCACGGTGAAGGAGACGGTGGACGTCGAGGTTCCGGTCCACACCGCCTACAACCAGTGGACGCAGTTCGAGGAGTTCCCGAAGTTCATGGAGGGCGTCGAGAGGATCACCCAGCTCGACGACCGGCACAACCGCTGGACCACCAAGGTCGGTGGCGTGCGGCGGGAGTTCGACACCGAGATCGTCGACCAGCTCCCGGATGACCGGATCGCCTGGCGGACCACCACCGGCGACACGCACCAGAAGGGCCTGGTGAGTTTCCAGCGTCTGGACGAGACCCACACGCGGGTGGAGCTCGTGATGGACATCGAGCCCACGGGCGTGGCCGAGAAGGCCGCTGACATGTCGGGAACCATCGCCCGGCGGATCAAGGGCGATATGCGGCGCTTCAAGGACCATATCGAGCACCGCGGCGCCGAATCCGGAGCCTGGCGCGGCCGCATCACGCCCGGCTGA
- a CDS encoding Lrp/AsnC family transcriptional regulator, with translation MDSGALNDLDHRLLEALQLDGRAPFSHLARLLDLSERTVARRYQRLRGLGLRIVGQPDPARLGLVRWLLRLHCTPDAAGTIAEALARRPDTSWVTLASGGTELYCAVNTRTAGERNALLLHKLPRTPHVLSVSAHCMMRIFVGATSTWHATRFRPATPATPAAPAALAVDSGTPLTPLALDATDRTLFTKLARHGRATLPELSKATGRSPSSVQRHLDRLRTEGALHLSVDFDPQLLGYHMSTRLWLNVAPAHLRTVGETLATHPAIAFAAAITGTSNLVASGVFRTPADLYDYIDRQIGPLPGIQSIETAPTLREVKRLAPALP, from the coding sequence GTGGATTCCGGCGCTCTGAACGACCTCGACCATCGCCTGCTGGAGGCCCTCCAGCTCGACGGCCGGGCCCCCTTCAGCCACCTCGCCCGCCTGCTGGACCTCTCCGAGCGCACTGTCGCGCGCCGTTACCAACGCCTGCGCGGCCTGGGCCTGCGCATCGTCGGCCAACCCGACCCCGCGCGCCTGGGGTTGGTCCGCTGGCTGCTGCGCCTGCACTGCACACCCGACGCCGCCGGCACCATCGCCGAAGCCCTGGCGCGCCGCCCCGACACCAGCTGGGTCACCCTCGCCTCCGGCGGCACCGAGCTCTACTGCGCCGTCAACACCCGTACGGCCGGCGAACGCAACGCCCTGCTGCTGCACAAGCTCCCCCGTACCCCGCACGTGCTCTCCGTCAGCGCCCACTGCATGATGAGGATCTTCGTCGGCGCCACCAGCACCTGGCACGCCACCCGCTTCCGCCCCGCCACCCCCGCCACCCCCGCCGCCCCCGCCGCCCTCGCGGTGGATTCCGGCACCCCCCTCACCCCGCTGGCACTGGACGCCACCGATCGCACCCTGTTCACCAAACTGGCCCGGCACGGCCGCGCCACCCTGCCCGAACTGAGCAAGGCCACCGGCCGCTCGCCCTCCAGCGTCCAGCGCCACCTCGACCGCCTGCGCACCGAAGGCGCCCTGCACCTCTCCGTCGACTTCGACCCCCAACTCCTCGGCTACCACATGAGCACCCGCCTCTGGCTCAACGTGGCCCCCGCCCATCTGCGCACCGTCGGAGAGACCCTCGCCACCCACCCCGCCATCGCCTTCGCCGCCGCCATCACCGGCACGTCCAACCTCGTCGCCAGCGGCGTCTTCCGCACCCCGGCCGACCTGTACGACTACATCGACCGGCAGATCGGTCCGCTGCCGGGCATCCAGAGCATCGAGACCGCCCCCACCCTGCGCGAAGTCAAACGCCTGGCGCCGGCCCTCCCCTGA